The region ACGCGTTCCTGTATCCTTACAAAATTTATAAGGTGTAATACCGTTTTTGTCGCAGAGCATTTCAAATATTTCGTACATAATGACCTCACAAGAAAATTATTTTAGGCAAAACGAAATAAACTATTGACTAGCTCTGTTTGACGTGCTATAGTATGGCTATAGCTCGTAAAAATAAGCTAAAAATAGTAATTCCACAAAAATTAGTTCGTAAAAATGATGTAACTCGTTCAGCAAAACAAGTATATCACTAAACCGAGCTATACGCAAGTATTATTTAATGAAAGGAGGTATTTTATGTCTAAAATGTATTCTTGCGCAGAGGTAGCAGAGCGATACGGTGTACAAGTTATTACTATTTGGGATTGGATCCGAAAAAAGAAGCTGCCAGCCTTAAAAATAGGCAGAGATTACAGGATTAGTGAAAGTGACATATCGGTATTTGAAGAATCACGACGCACAGTGAAGTGAATGCATTGAAAGGAGAAAAATATGCCAAAGCTGAAATTATCAGATTTTGAGCAGAAGAAATTAATTGCACGTGTGACAATTAAAAAACGAATGGAGCTCAAACAAATCAGAAACCCAGAAGTTGCACGCCGCTTGAGTACGCCTGAGCGAACGTTGAAATACCGCTGGCAGTATCCAGAAACTTTACGGCTTGGCGATCTATGGGGATTGGTATCCACACTTGGATTAAGCGATCAGGAAATTCTGCAAATCGTAAGGGGAAAGGAGTACGTATGAAGTACTATGACAACTTAGGCGATTACACCGACACCCGTCCATCTAAGCTGATGGAGTTTACAAAACGGGTTATGCCGGCAGTGATCTTCCTCGGTGCAATGGCCTTGATGTTTATGGCAGTGGGTGCGCTGGAAGTGTTGTGAGAGGAGGTGATGATTAATGGAACTTGCAAAATGGATATTGGAAGAGTTAGAGGACATGCCGCTCGAAATGCTGGCGGATGCGGTTGAAAGTAAATCATTTAAGCCGTTGCTGATTAATGATGGCCATATTATCGGCTATGAAAAAGCAGAAACCCCAGGAGCTGCAACTCCCAGGGAATCCAAATAACTGATAATAACTTTTCACCCTTATTATAAGGGATTTATAGGAGGATTGCAACAATGTCTATGAAAATCAATCAGTTAGAGATTGAAAACGTAAAAAGAATTAAGGCCGTAAAGATCGAGCCATCGGCCAACGGCCTGACGATCATCGGAGGTAGGAACAATCAGGGAAAGACTTCAGTCCTGGATTCCATTGCCTGGGTGCTGGGTGGGGACAAGTTTCGGCCTTCACAAGCCCAGCGGGACCAGTCCGTGATCCCTCCGAACCTCCGAATTACTATGAGTAACGGTCTTGTGGTGGAACGGAAGGGAAAGAACAGCGCACTTAAGGTCACGGATCCGAACGGAGAGAAGGGAGGCCAGCAGCTCCTGAATGACTTTGTAGAGCAGTTCGCCCTTAACCTTCCAAGGTTCATGGAATCAACCTCAAAGGAAAAGGCTCAGATTCTTCTTAAGATTATCGGGGTAGGGGACAAGCTGGTGACACTGGAAAAGGAAGAGCAGGAGCATTACAATGAGCGGCTTGCTATTGGTCGTATTGCGGACCAGAAAGAGAAGTACGCAAAAGAGCAGCCTTATTATAATGATGCACCAGCGGAACTTGTATCTGCGTCAGAGCTCATCAAGAAACAGCAGGATATCCTGGCACAGAACGGGGAGAACCGGAGAAAACGGGAACGTCTTCATCAGCTGGAGCAGGAAGACCAGAGGCTTATGGAGCAGATCCAGGAGTTACTTAAGAAACAGGAAACTGTCCGGGCCGATCTTGCCATTGCCAGAATGGATGCGAAGGATCTGGAGGATCAGTCCACTGCAGAACTGGAACAAAGCATTTCTGATATTGAGG is a window of [Clostridium] saccharolyticum WM1 DNA encoding:
- a CDS encoding AAA family ATPase, with protein sequence MSMKINQLEIENVKRIKAVKIEPSANGLTIIGGRNNQGKTSVLDSIAWVLGGDKFRPSQAQRDQSVIPPNLRITMSNGLVVERKGKNSALKVTDPNGEKGGQQLLNDFVEQFALNLPRFMESTSKEKAQILLKIIGVGDKLVTLEKEEQEHYNERLAIGRIADQKEKYAKEQPYYNDAPAELVSASELIKKQQDILAQNGENRRKRERLHQLEQEDQRLMEQIQELLKKQETVRADLAIARMDAKDLEDQSTAELEQSISDIEEINRKVRANLDKEKAEDDAREYRRQYDQLSKQLDEARDAKNKLLNSAELPLSELSIKEGELVYKGQQWDNMSGSDRLKVSTAIVRKLNPECGFVLLDKLEQMDLEVLKEFGEWLESEGLQAIATRVSTGEECSIIIEDGYVAGQEHPLMEDKKTEWKKGVF
- a CDS encoding helix-turn-helix domain-containing protein, producing the protein MSKMYSCAEVAERYGVQVITIWDWIRKKKLPALKIGRDYRISESDISVFEESRRTVK